The following proteins are encoded in a genomic region of [Eubacterium] hominis:
- a CDS encoding sigma-70 family RNA polymerase sigma factor yields the protein MKPSSFQTTIENQFDYICKRAMEDERKNYMLYLSRIAKREVSFSDVGDYLVSQFATTDNYSTDFQIFTLNGLSVGVENDLLSEALRELPDKKREILLLFYFMDMSDSEIADLLKLNRSTVYRHRTSGLALIKKFMEEFEE from the coding sequence ATGAAACCATCTTCTTTTCAGACCACAATAGAAAATCAGTTTGACTATATCTGTAAACGTGCTATGGAAGACGAGCGAAAGAATTATATGCTTTATCTTTCAAGGATTGCAAAGCGTGAGGTGTCCTTTTCGGATGTTGGCGATTATCTTGTTAGCCAGTTTGCGACAACAGATAACTATTCAACTGACTTTCAGATTTTTACACTCAATGGGTTATCAGTAGGCGTTGAAAATGATTTGTTGAGTGAAGCATTACGTGAGTTGCCAGACAAGAAACGTGAAATTCTACTGCTGTTTTACTTTATGGACATGAGCGATTCAGAAATTGCAGACCTGTTGAAATTGAACCGTTCTACTGTCTATCGGCATAGAACCAGTGGACTAGCCTTAATTAAAAAGTTTATGGAGGAATTTGAAGAATGA
- a CDS encoding helix-turn-helix domain-containing protein, whose translation MRKKEDKYDFRAFGLAIKEARLKRGLTREQVGALIEIDPRYLTNIENKGQHPSIQVLYDLVSLLHVSVDEFFLPANNLVKSTRRLQIEKYMDSFTDKELSLMESLASGINEARNIED comes from the coding sequence ATGCGTAAAAAAGAAGATAAATATGATTTTAGAGCCTTTGGTTTAGCCATTAAAGAAGCTCGATTGAAACGAGGTTTAACTCGTGAACAAGTGGGAGCATTGATTGAAATTGACCCACGTTACTTAACTAATATTGAAAATAAGGGGCAACACCCCAGCATACAAGTTCTTTATGACCTTGTATCGTTACTTCATGTTTCCGTTGATGAATTTTTCTTACCTGCTAATAACTTGGTAAAAAGCACCCGACGATTACAGATAGAGAAATACATGGATAGCTTTACAGACAAAGAACTATCCTTAATGGAATCTTTAGCCAGCGGTATCAACGAAGCAAGAAACATCGAAGACTAA
- a CDS encoding cysteine-rich KTR domain-containing protein — MCPVCGNKTRLKIREDTELKKFPLYCPKCRQENLIEIKQFKVTVITEPDAKTQSR; from the coding sequence TTGTGTCCTGTATGTGGAAATAAAACACGATTAAAGATAAGGGAAGATACTGAATTAAAAAAATTCCCCCTCTATTGTCCGAAATGCAGACAAGAAAATTTAATTGAAATAAAGCAGTTCAAAGTAACTGTGATTACAGAGCCAGACGCAAAGACGCAGAGCCGATAA